Within the Sarcophilus harrisii chromosome 2, mSarHar1.11, whole genome shotgun sequence genome, the region cttttattcaattcaatattctAGTCTGGCGAGAActttttgaatcttgattctctTATCCAACGTGgcagctttctctctctccttattttgtgtcatctgcaaatctaATGAACATGTCCATCTATGCATGCCCATTTATGCTttgtccaaaataaaaattttgatacCAACTTGGAAGGAAGTCATACCTCAGGAGAAATCCCTAAGAATATGTGCCTGTTCTTGTGATACATGACATTTTTGACTGTTAGTGGGTTCAGCCATTCAGACGGATCTGAGTCCACTAATCATTTAGCCTATCTCTCTATATTTAATTAGGTTGCATGAGAATTTTAATCAATACTTAATTCAATGAATACTTAGAACCCTTTCTCCTGTCTTTTGGAAGCTGTGGCTCTTTTTAAGGTACCTCTCAGTGCTACCTCTTATAGAAACTTATTCCTGATTTCCTTCTGCCCATCCTAAACCCCTTTCTTAATATTCTTCCCCCAAATACTTACCTTGTACATGCTTTTCCTCTACTAccaatatatatgttgtttcaCACTCCTTGCTCCCAATCttgttagaatgtaaggtccttgaaggaGGTAACTTTGTGTCCCCAGCAACTTTCATAGTTGagaactataaaatagggacttaagaaatgtgtgttgaattgaattaagttcCATTGACTACAACTCCCTCTTGCTGGACACTGTTTCTCTTAATATGGGTATAGATCATATTAGTTTCCTATATCACCCTATTGAGACCTagtgaatttaaatgatttggtttgggagagggagaaatgttCATAAAGACACATAGAACAGTTCTAAAAACCTGtagtttaaatttaaatgagaaaTAGTCAGTCAAGTTTGGATACCACCCGGCCTGTACGATGGTGAAGGGGCTGCCAAGCTACTTTTTGGTGACGACACCTGTTCCCAGTTCTTTTCTTAGATTTCAGACCCATGTTCATTCTTCACAGCTTTAAGGGACATATTGagagttcttttgttttctttccaagcCACAGATTCCAAAACAAGAAGGAATTGTATATGATGAAACTTAACAGATGGAAAGAACCATTCATGTCAGACATGCAACATAATCTCCCATTCAATCTCAAAACATATCCTTCATTGCAGTTGAGTGactttcctttctatcttccctGTGTGTCCCGTCCTCTCAGCTTTCCCTTCGGACCTAAACTCCTGCCTTTCTCTGGAATGTCCATAGCCCTCCACattatctctttaaaatttattaatctttCATTACCCACACCAAAAGACAGTGTGATAACAGAGGAATATATAATGGGTTTGcattaaagatttgcaaaaaagaaaaatccctaggTTTATCTTGGCTTTTCCAGTTTAACTTAAATGGCTAGATCTCTTGCCTTTGTACATTGTACCCATTTCTTCAGTAACTATAAGGTATTCCATTTTTCTGTGCCCAAAAACATATTGCCAATTTAACTGATCTTTTGATGATCCTTAAGTGTCTGTTCTTCCAAATGCCTGTACTTTTCTCCTTAAATAATCTTTCCTTTCAAAAACtagatatattcatttaaaaatttttaaacacaaagggaaatttctcttcccctttttattatatttttaaagtatctatttTCTCTGATTAGTATCtctaatttgaaaggaaaaaaagaaaaagtttttggaaaaattatgctgtcaagcaaaacaaattcccacattgtccatgtccaaaaatttctgttttatttaatcGCTCAGATCTATCGCCTCTGTGTATAAGATGATGGGTAGTGAAATTCATCATAGTCCTCCAAAATCAGAGTTCTTATGTCTATCAGTCTTTAGAATATTACTGCTTTCTAagtagttctgcttactttaagGTAAAGATTCTTTAAAGAACTAAGAGTAATGATGATGTGTGAAGTAATGAGTCAGCTGACCTGGTTCAAATTCCATCCCTTTCAATTTGTGTTATCACCTCTCTAGAGATCAATTTCATTACCTGGAAAGATGATAAAACCAGATTGTCTCTCTAAGAGAGGAGTTCCTCACCTTTTTGTATGTCATGGATCTCCCCTTGGCAGTTTTTCTCCCAAAAATGGTTTTGTAATctcagcacttagtatagtgcctggcacatgctagatgcttaataaaaaatgtattgaATTGAAATGGACAGGTGAGTGACTTATTTAAGTAATGTATCAGCATCAAGTCATATAAAGAGACATAACTAATATGGGACAAGTACAGTGATATCTACAGGACAATGAAGTTAAGAGTTTTGAAATCCCTTATATTCCTTCACCAACATAAAGCCTAATTTCCACCAcatcccaccccccaaaaaaagatagtTAAAATGGGAAATGGCTTTCTTTTCTCCTGATCCATTTTGCCACTTGGAAGTCCTGTCTCAGATAGAGGTGCTTCCatcttcatttgatcttccttttttccccacccCCAGAGGTCTCATGGTACTTTAGGATCTTCTCTGTCATAACCATTCCTCACAAATTTATTTGAGAgtaatattttataccatttatCGAAAGTGTGAGAATTGTTGGTTCTATCTCTGCttggatattttttttccctgtatatGTTTTTCCAACTGGTTTTTATAAAATTAGGCAAGTTCCCCTAGCTATTGACTTTTTTTGGAGCTTAGCCCAAAGAAGTGAGTACAGAAATTTTAGTGGGCtgattaaatcatttaatcaaaGAAATCTTTAATTCACTTATCTACAGATCCAGCCAGCTCACTTTGATCTGTTCTTATTGGCatggaaaaatacaaaggaatgtAATTGGGGAGTTGGGTGTTTAACAGAAAATCTCTGAATGTGGAATCAAAGAAACTGGATTCTGATCATGGTCTTGCCACTTACCACCTAAGTAACctgaggcaaatcatttaagctctttGCATTGGtgtacttatctataaaatgaaatgattggatTTCAGCCCTAAAATATATGTTCCCTATAAGCTTTGGTTATACACTCTCATGAAACACTACCTCCTTCTACTGACCTCCAGTGATTGATCAAGGTTAAAGAAGGACAGGAAAAGTGAAGGGGTTGCTCCaccctttttaaaagaaaaatcaattttattttgtttttatttcctgtcCATTTTTCTTATCCTCTCCCCCCTTTACTTATCAAGAAATCAAAACCAGTTACAGATATGTATACTCTACACATTCCTGCattagaaaagtaagaaaaaatgctTCACTATGCATCATGAATCCATTTACCTATTATATTTGGGGGCAGACAATATTTTCTCACATGTCCTCTGGAACTGTGGTTGGTCATTGAATTGATTAAAGTTCTTACATATTTCaaattgtctttataatattgttattttgtaaattgttcttttaattctgttcacttaacttttcattgttcatacaagtcttcccagatttctttgaaaataaccctatcttcattttttacataACAGTATGCTATAAAACATTTCtggttcagtcattccccaattgatgggtacctcTTCAGTTCTAGTTTACTACTACCGAAAAAactgtattttataaaaataaattattaaaattacttttatatgtataaattttatatataaaatataaaatattaataaaataagtatttttaatagatgagggtaattttcccttttttgtggcTTGTGAATGGAAGAAACTAAGTGAAGATCTCTCATAAGAATATAACCTGGACCTATGCCCTAagtgtgacttgagactttgcaataacaaattGAGTTATAGCTAAGAGCTGCAGGTGTTCGCTTAGATAAACAAACAATTCCCTCCTgtctcccacacacacaccttttcattaccatttaagtacctaatatgggCAGTATGTTCTAGGATCAATATTTAGTTTCTGGATAAATTAGAAGTCGTCAGTCAATTGAAGAAAAGGTCAGAAGCAAGGGGAGGAAGATTTAGAGTCTATATAATCCTGTGCTTGCAGCTTTTGCTTTGCACTCTTTTACTGACACTTGTCTGTACAGGggcacagatagtggggaaataCTTGGTGAGgtgtaagacccttcagcccagagggaacctgctgacaatgtctggctTGGCTCTTTTCTCCCCTTGGAGTGTCTTAGCATTCCTGAAAAGTCAGTGGGGGCATGgcaacctgtgttctacttgaagcggagatacttgcagtaaagaggcatttacataataatagcaggatgcttatagttGGCATGCTTATAGTTGGCACATGatcagtgtgctgtggtgatgtaattgtactaaggtatttgatgagagaacttgaaataaactGACTCCTTATTTGACCATTTGACCATCCACATGGGCCCCTGCCTCATCACacctcttctaagaccaagaaCTCAAGCTGGTCCTGAGCTACTTCAGAAAGTTAGTCcaaacactacattttggcaccccaatgtggggctctagaaagcacagtacattTTGATACCCCACCAtgggactctagaaagcacattatatttgtcttttaggagttgccctttctcacaagatcataataaatccttttttgctttttaccttgagaatCTCTGGttttaatttgggtaagagtCTCTGTCCCTCACAATCTTTTTGAAGTATAGATCTAGTAGCAATACCTCTGTGTCACAGGATATGTAGGGTTTAATAGTTTTTGGAACATGGTTCCAAATTTCCTTCCAGAATAGTTGAaccagttcacagttccaccactAGTGCTCAGCATTGACTTTTttgtctaaaattttattttattttatttttaatagtagctttttattttcaaaatacatgaaaaaaatagtattcaacattcacccttgaaaaaccctgCATTCtaaatatttctccctcctttctctccattcccctcccctagacagcaagtaatccgatatatgttaaacatatgcagtttttctaaacatatttctatatttattgtgCTTCAcaggaaaaatcatatcaaaaaggaaaaaatgagaaagaaaaaaaaagcaaacaaacaacaaaaacaaaggtgaaaGTACTAAAATTCTGATCCACATTAAGGCCCcgcagtcttctctctgggtgcaggtggctctctccattacgagatcattggaactggcctgaatcatttcattgttgagaagaaacaaatccatcagagtaatcaccacataatcttgctgttactgtgtacaatgttctcttaattctattcatttcacttaatatcagtttatgtaagtctctccaggccttctgaaatcattctgctgatcatttcttatagaaaaataatgtttcataaTGTTCATCtgccacagcttattcagccattctccaattgatggcatccaatctgtttccagttccttgcctggaaacaaaaagggttgctactaatatttttttcagcattgtcttaatttgtatttttctaaatattagagatttagaaaaaaatttccatatggTTATTAACAGcttaagtttctttctttcaaaattatcttttcatattttttggtcattgatcaactggaaaatgggtcTTATTCTTAAAATTACAATAATTCCCCATcttaaaaatgagacttttatcagagaaactttctgaAAAGGctttttccccaatttcctgcttctcttttaattttagctgcattggttttgcctgtgcaaaaaaaaaaattaattttatataattgagaTTTTTAACTTTACCTCCTGTGATGCTCTCTATTATGTTTAGTCGTGAATTCTTCCCCACCcatatctttttaatttcttctatactTCTCTAATATGGTGATGATGTTATGACTACATGACTAAATGATATAACCCTTTGCAATTCTTAATACACAGTGTGAGATTTTGGCCCATACCAAGTTTCTGTCAGACTACTTTCTACTTCTTCCAAtagtttttgttgaataatgaGTTCTGAATTTCTGCTGCATGGCATATTTGGGTTTAACAAACATAAGGCTACTATGCTAATTTGCTTTCATATGCTTAATATCTTTCACTAATATCTTTTacaacctttctatttcttacccagtaccaAAGTATTGTAATGATTATGCCCTTGCAGTATAGTTTGAGGCCTAATACTGTCAGACCTCCTTCtagctttctcattttcttgatcttttaaacatttttcctccAGATGaacttattattatattttatggtgctttaaaataatcttttggtaGATTGAAATGGAATTGAATACGAAAATTAATTTAGACcatattgtcattttcattatattggtcCTCCCTACCCAAAAGTAactaatatttctcaattatttagAGCTTTCTTTATTTGTCTGAAGACACATTTGTAATTTgcatttgtaattgtgttcacatagttcctgtatgtgtcttggcagatagactcccaagtattttacaCTACCTGCAGTTATTTTCAATagaatgtttatttctttctcttcctaatgGATTTTTGGggtaatatacaaaaataccAATTGGTGTGGATGTTTCTATATATTACAAATTTTCTGAAGCTGTTGTTTCAATTAGATttctaattgattctctagggttctctaaataaagcatcatatataatctacacaaaatgattattttgtttcttttcttagctttattcctttcatttgttttacttatcttatttctatagcatttttcaCATTGTATTGAATAAGTACTactgataatgggcatcttttcTTTATCCTTGATCTTAATGGAAAAGCCTCTAGTTTATTGCCATTGCAGATAATGCTAACTCTTAATACTttgatagatactgcttatcatttttttaaaagttcttttgatttctatgatttctagtgtttttaataggaatatctGCTATATCttgccaaaagctttttttttttctgcatctattgtcataatcatgatttttcattttttaaattaatatggtctatgttttcattttaatttttaaattttagttagtTGTGATTCTAACTCTGGTTTTCTTCACTGGACTGAAGtgggtttgctatttccttttccagttcactttacaggtgagaaactgaaacaaacagggttaagagattttctcaaggtcatagatcagcaagtgtctgagattagcTTTGAACTCAaaatgatgagtcttcctgattccaggcccagtataTCTACCATATCACCTGACTGTAATCTTTCTGTAATATATGCAAACTTTCTGACCTGCTGTCTGATCATCTCTGGGCTGAAAACTCCCAAAGGTACAGCTGCTGCTGAAGTTGCTGTTGCCAAGTTGCTGTTGTCACTTGTCCCATGGATAGGCTTTGGTCAGGTCTTCACCCCGATGATACAGACTTCCCCTATCAATGTCCTAAGTTTTATTAGCTAGGAAAAAAGTCTCCCCTCAATTTTTGTTTGCTCTgctgctttaaaatttaatttaagattattttaatattattggaGGGAATGTTGGGAGAGATCAATTGAGTGGCTACTTTTAATCCCCCATTTAGTTTCTAGAATGTAGATTCTTCACTGAAGACTTTCAAGAATTATATAATCCTATATCacaaatatattagaaaagataTCTGATCAACTAACATTGGATTCCAAGCCCTCTGTCGTTCAATGAgaagcaactagatggtgcaCTATATAGAGTATCGGCCCCGggacaggaagacttgagttcaaatttggcttcagaaaaTCACTAGCTTGTattaccttgggcaagtcatttaaccactatatgcctcagtttctcaactgtaaaatggggataataataacacatctCCTGGAGTTGTTATGAcatctgcaaagcactttacatagtGCTGAGGACATagtgaatacttaataaatagtgatttccttccttttcaatgaCTGGATAACCCTAAcaacatctattaagtacctatgtGTAGATTGGAACTGGTAATattaaatcaaagaaagaaataatccttACCCTCcaggagattacattctacttGCAAGAGAGGactggaagaggaagagggagagagcacAAATAATAAAGGATCAAGAaagatttttcataaaatctttgcacatgagctgagccttgaagggagtCAGGGAGTGTAAGTGTctgaaatgaggaaaggaagccCATTCTATTTATATGGAACAGCCTGTGCAAAGGAAATGGAATGACAAATTCaagaaaatagtatttcattgatTTAACCTCTTTAGGAATACAAGTAGCAGATTTTTAGAATATTGTAAATCAATCTCAATTTTTAGACAGGAAGCAtgataaaagaaaagcataaaaagaatctcccccccccctccaaaaaaaggagaaattgttCATTATTGTACTGACCTCTCATTAGTGGTTGAATAATTTCCAATTCTATCTCCAATTATGGGGCAACTACATCTAAGCCAATCCCATTCCATCTCCTAACCACCTGTTATTTTTCATCTGTATAGAGACATACTGGCAGAAACATATGCAATCACTCATGTGGCCTTCCTCTTCCACTTCTTCAGAGTACGGAAAATATTTATTAGCCACACGATAGGCATAACTGGAAGAATAGCGGATTATGGCACTTTGGAACATCTCCTCAGCTGAAGGATTCTCATCAGGAAAGGTATCCAGGAACACCTTTTCACATTCTTTAAGTGAAACATAGACAAAGGAGAGTTTGTTTATAGTTTCACAGCCAATCAGCACAGAATATTTGGCCAGAATTAGGTTGGCTTCTCCTACTTTTAGATTCAATTcttgaaatttctcttttcttgatcTCCTAGCCCAGCACATCACGTTGACCACCAAGGCCACTAAGCTCAGACTAAGAAACAGCAGAGGCAGGTATGtcacaacaaaaacagaaagtaaCTCTGGTCGAGCGAGATACTCTAAATAGAAAAGTATTGAAATAAAGGTAGTTAAAAACAGACTAAGGAGTGAGAGGATAATGCATAATGTGATCCTGCAACCCAAATATCGCAAACAGCATCTGGAAGAAGAAACCTCATTTAAGATGTTAATGGCTCTTCTATAAACCTCTGGATCGTCTATGACCATTCTCAGGGGATCGGGAATATTAGATGTGCTGAAGTTTCCCATTTTCCATGATGGAAGATTGTCTTTATTGATACAGGGCAAGACCATCAGGGTTTTCCCATTGTAGATTGAGGAGAGTTGGTAGGGTACAAGTGTAGAATGCTTCATGAGATGGTTAGGTGTGCAGATGGCCTTGATGACCTTTTCATAGAAGGAGATATCATTGACATCCAGATATGTCAAATGATTCAGATGAAGCGGAACCTGGCAGGGCTTTAGCATGATGGGAATGACGGGCTTTCTCTCCATACAGTAACGAAAGACAGAGAGATTGGCTTCCAACAAACACCATCTGCTCTGGACAAAGTCTTGACTGAGGATTAACAGCATCTTTTGACTCTGCTGGATGCAATCGACCATGTTCTCTATTAtgtttttccctggaagaaagtCCCGCTCATGGTAGCAAATCTTCAGACCTGAATAACAGGTCTCTAGTTCTCTGATGAATTTGTGGGCCCAAGAGGAGTCCAGGCTGCTGTAGctgacaaagaaatgaaaggtcTCATTTCCTCTCAGAGGAGGGATGGTAGGGGAAGcgttttcttgtaatttttcctTGTCAGATTTCTCAATTGAATTCATCTTTTTTGATCTTTCCAAGTAGCATCAGTTACTGTAGAGAACACGTACCTCCAGAATTAATTTGGGGGGAAGGTTGCCACAGACCTGAAAGAGACATCAAAGAGTTATCTCATACTACtcctttcaattcaattcattaagaTTTGATTAAACACCCACTGAAGACCAGGTACTATATCCAATACCAAGAATAAAAAAAGCACTCTCATCACAAAAGGAAAGGTCATCTCTAGAACCAAAGAACTGATATTCAGCTAAGTTAATCAAGAAAGATATGTAACTaacaaaaccaaaccaaccaGCATTTGGGAAACTCTACCATGGTCAATTCACTGGGGGCTTCCTACACTGATGACACTACTGAATCTGTTTAACTAACATTGCTATACTTACTCTGGGAGGCTGTTCCATAGGAGGAATAAGGCAACAAGGCAGAacacaatttccttttcttgattGCCATGTTAAAATTACCTAAAATTAACCTTTGCAGAAACTTCAGACTAGGGAATGTTCTTTTCATACCATATAAAACGCAAATGCCCACCTGAAGTATTGTGTACCATCATGTTTAGAATCAAGTCCAGGACTGCCTCTAATTGTTGGGGGACAATGCagagtagaatttttaaaaatgtcagaaACATCACAATCAAGTAAGCAATtgctatttattaagcatttactgtgtgaaatgctcttttttcctttttaatttttttttttttaggtttcacA harbors:
- the LOC111719385 gene encoding uncharacterized protein LOC111719385, whose protein sequence is MNSIEKSDKEKLQENASPTIPPLRGNETFHFFVSYSSLDSSWAHKFIRELETCYSGLKICYHERDFLPGKNIIENMVDCIQQSQKMLLILSQDFVQSRWCLLEANLSVFRYCMERKPVIPIMLKPCQVPLHLNHLTYLDVNDISFYEKVIKAICTPNHLMKHSTLVPYQLSSIYNGKTLMVLPCINKDNLPSWKMGNFSTSNIPDPLRMVIDDPEVYRRAINILNEVSSSRCCLRYLGCRITLCIILSLLSLFLTTFISILFYLEYLARPELLSVFVVTYLPLLFLSLSLVALVVNVMCWARRSRKEKFQELNLKVGEANLILAKYSVLIGCETINKLSFVYVSLKECEKVFLDTFPDENPSAEEMFQSAIIRYSSSYAYRVANKYFPYSEEVEEEGHMSDCICFCQYVSIQMKNNRWLGDGMGLA